A part of Trichocoleus sp. FACHB-46 genomic DNA contains:
- a CDS encoding SDR family oxidoreductase, with protein sequence MNASKMLVTGGTGSLGSRVVDRLQTAGCNVQVLSRSGRLGTVPGDLLTGEGLEKAVEGINTIIHCASSPTNSRQVDVEGTRRLLQAAEQAGVSHIVYVSIVGVDRNPFYPYYGMKLEVEQMIEQASIGWTILRATQFHEFVLTLIQLLDRLPIMLMPKGFLLQPIEASEVANRLVELVLSSAAGRVSDIGGPEIWTAADLARVYFKATGRKRSVVEVPIPGKIAQAFRTGAQLCPDQKYGKVGWEAFLSQLSKENYRERKSISLNLEEIS encoded by the coding sequence ATGAACGCATCAAAAATGTTGGTCACAGGAGGGACAGGTTCCCTCGGTTCACGGGTGGTCGATCGCCTACAAACTGCGGGTTGCAACGTTCAGGTTCTCAGTCGTAGTGGACGTCTCGGCACCGTTCCAGGAGATTTGCTGACGGGTGAGGGATTGGAGAAGGCAGTCGAAGGAATTAATACCATTATTCATTGCGCTTCTAGCCCCACCAATTCACGTCAAGTTGATGTAGAAGGAACGAGGCGCTTACTTCAAGCCGCAGAACAGGCAGGAGTTTCTCACATTGTTTATGTCTCGATTGTCGGAGTCGATCGCAACCCCTTTTACCCCTACTACGGCATGAAGCTTGAAGTTGAGCAGATGATTGAACAGGCTTCCATCGGGTGGACCATTCTTAGAGCAACACAGTTTCACGAATTTGTACTGACGCTGATTCAACTGCTCGATCGCCTGCCTATCATGCTCATGCCCAAAGGCTTTCTGCTCCAGCCGATTGAAGCAAGTGAAGTTGCCAATCGCCTAGTTGAACTGGTTCTTTCCTCTGCTGCCGGACGAGTGAGCGACATCGGGGGTCCCGAAATTTGGACAGCAGCCGATCTAGCGAGAGTGTATTTCAAAGCAACTGGACGGAAACGGAGCGTTGTCGAAGTTCCCATTCCTGGCAAAATCGCCCAAGCCTTTCGTACAGGAGCACAGCTCTGCCCCGACCAAAAGTACGGCAAAGTTGGCTGGGAAGCGTTTTTGAGCCAACTATCCAAAGAGAATTACCGGGAGAGGAAAAGCATTTCACTGAATTTAGAGGAAATATCATGA